A genomic window from Cyprinus carpio isolate SPL01 chromosome B9, ASM1834038v1, whole genome shotgun sequence includes:
- the LOC109096757 gene encoding 1-phosphatidylinositol 3-phosphate 5-kinase-like isoform X7, which produces MASEDKASSSSSAMDWSSEPPLSPTSPSHLTHFKPLTPEQDEPPLRSAYSSFVSLFRFSKEEGRPPSVTEKSQSASSSPQGPRRNWASPSHSVHGSEPHRKHSELLRRTSTASEGRRKSEAPLGSHDPRTAVQLRTALKRLKEIMEGKSQDSDLKQYWMPDSQCKECYDCNEKFTTFRRRHHCRLCGQIFCSRCCNQEIPGKFMGYTGDLRACTYCRKIALSYAHSADSSSIGEDLSALSDSPCSVCVLEPTEPRTPVGGRKASRNIFLEEDLAWQRKNSIGMRKNHQESQNSALSSRLTGVQEDMGKSPARKRSASVTNLSLDRSGSSMVPAYESSVSPQNSRALSKADHSEEERKILLDSSQLKDLWKKICHNSTGMEFQDHRYWLRTYPNCIVGKELVNWLLRNGTISTRAQAIAIGQALVDGRWLDCVTHHDQIFRDEYALYRPLQSTEFSETPSPDSESVNSLEGHSEPSWFKDIKFDDSDTEQLADDNDYVTPNSASPSKRTSVSSFHSAVDSDSAASININVEQDNVNFHIKKQAKYPHVPPYPAEQKSMEPHDPFTPETDIHAPMEVLLSEDGGQHISISDAFIKESLFNRRVEEKAKEMLFTPLGWHHSSLDQLREENGEKKAMERLLSANHSHMMALLQQLLYSESLSLSWRDIIVPVVRQVVQTVRPDVRNCDDDMDIRQFVHIKKIPGGKKFDSAVVNGFVCTKNIAHKKMNPYIKNPKILLLKCSIEYLYREETKFTCIDPIVLQEREFLKNYVQRIADVRPNLVLVEKTVSRIAQDMLLEHGISLVINVKPQVLDRVSRMTQGDLVISMDQLLTKPRLGTCHKFYLHSFQLPNNEMKSLMFFDGCPPQLGCTIKLRGASEYELARVKEIIIFMVCVAYHSQLEISFLMDEFAMPPSLTESSSFPCLLESTTLEEEEDNDGYTLGDDYLTLLPEGDFEPGLQEIIKAHSRQASISESSRKDGESPRINKTGSVASFSGGEEEIIKTSTPLSSSTSSLPQPVSPPFLISDLKETSQEVNKAPGEEEKNKELEETLVHRDSTSSETSLPPTRLFRDPLQDDTGLFVTEHVASTDDRLKSISALFKQELKDIILCISPFITFREPYLLTAAGLRCRSRDYFPEQVYLSPLLNKDLKELDGRRKRQLLKESGPSSGSLNNGTVSHQRTIQILPCHKLTGARIIELLGSSQELARMLADYRAQGGRIRQREGMQLRETPPTKAPMKSDSEEDKGAGLNEMTWANKLDCLNPVNHQRLCVLFSSSSAQSNNAPNPCVSPWIVTMEFYGKNDLTLGVFLERYCFRPSYQCPSMYCETPMVHHIRRFVHGNGCVQIVLKELDSPVPGYQHTILNYSWCRICKQVTPVVPLSNDSWSMSFAKYLELRFYGHQYTRRANAEPCGHSIHKDYHQYFSYNQMVASFSYIPVRLLEICLPPPKIIIRSQGPSKANLQQDLKDFSQKVAQVYLAIDDRLTSLKTDTFSKTREEKMEDMFAQKDMEESELRSWIEKLQVRLQTSTMDSPQQLQAVLESVVVKKQGLCETLQCWNNRLQDLFQQEKGRKRLSVPPSPGRHRQATSDESKTSALESSPRNPSPVVPNGEKEDRHLNTFPSSSGSSSLLQLPSPAEQASDVITSGPSFPDQDSVSIPDDMFDGHLLGSNDSQVKEKSTMKTILANLLPGNSYNPIPFPFDPDKHYLMYEHERVPIAVCEREPSSIIAFALSCKEYKTALDELTKTTGKMGGDDISQAFSSGESRAKSSPAKPSDISTSQLSRGSVDADPLKELESGDKQKKQTGNPHIELQFSDANAKFYCRIYYAEEFHKMREAIMESSADDFVRSLSHCVNWQARGGKSGAVFYATEDDRFILKQMPRLEVQSFLDFAPHYFTYITGAVQQKRPTALAKILGVFRIGYKNSQNNTEKKLDLLVMENLFYGRKMAQVFDLKGSLRNRNVKTEHVKESCEVVLLDENLLKLVHDNPLYIRSHSKAILRAAILSDAHFLSSHLIIDYSLLVGRDDATDELVVGIIDYIRTFTWDKKLEMVVKSTGILGGQGKMPTVVSPELYRSRFCEAMDKYFLMVPDHWTGLGLNC; this is translated from the exons ATGGCTTCTGAAGACAAGGCTTCCTCCTCGTCCTCTGCGATGGACTGGAGCTCCGAGCCGCCACTCTCTCCCACCAGTCCCTCCCATCTAACACACTTCAAACCCCTGACCCCCGAGCAGGACGAGCCACCCCTGCGCTCTGCCTACAGCTCCTTCGTCAGTCTGTTCCGCTTCAGCAAAg AGGAAGGACGGCCTCCTTCAGTGACCGAGAAAAGTCAGTCGGCTTCATCATCACCACAGGGGCCACGGCGCAACTGGGCAAGTCCCTCCCATTCTGTACATGGCTCCGAACCCCACAGGAAACATTCAGAACTTCTCAGAAGAACATCAACTGCTTCAG AGGGTCGACGGAAATCAGAAGCTCCTCTGGGCAGCCACGATCCCCGAACAGCTGTCCAGCTGCGCACAGCCCTCAAGAGACTCAAGGAGATCATGGAAGGGAAAAGTCAG GACAGTGATCTGAAACAGTACTGGATGCCGGACAGCCAGTGTAAGGAGTGTTACGACTGCAACGAGAAATTCACAACCTTTCGACGCCGTCACCATTGTCGACTCTGCGGTCAAATCTTCTGCAGCCGATGCTGCAACCAGGAAATTCCTGGCAAGTTCATGGGCTATACGG GTGATTTACGGGCTTGTACATACTGTCGTAAGATAGCATTGAGCTACGCTCACTCAGCTGACTCAAGCTCCATCGGAGAAGATCTCAGCGCCTTGTCAGACTCGCCCTGCTCAGTGTGTGTTCTGGAGCCCACCGAGCCACGCACACCTGTGGGGGGCCGCAAAGCCAGCCGGAACATCTTCCTGGAAGAGGACCTGGCCTGGCAAAg AAAAAATTCCATTGGGATGAGGAAGAA TCatcaggaatctcagaacagtgCTCTCAGTTCCAGACTTACAGGAGTCCAGGAGGATATGGGCAAGTCACCAGCCAGAAAAAG gtCAGCTAGTGTGACCAACCTGTCCTTGGACCGTTCCGGCTCATCCATGGTTCCTGCTTACGAGAGTTCAGTTAGCCCACAGAATAGCCGGGCCCTATCTAAGGCTGACCACAGTGAAGAGGAGAGAAAGATCCTTCTG GATTCTTCACAACTTAAAGATCTATGGAAGAAAATTTGCCACAACAGTACAGGAATGGAGTTCCAGGACCATCGGTACTGGCTGCGCACTTACCCCAACTGCATTGTGGGTAAAGAGCTGGTCAATTGGCTCTTACGAAATGGCACTATTTCAACTAG AGCTCAGGCCATAGCTATTGGACAGGCTTTGGTAGACGGCCGCTGGCTTGACTGTGTCACTCATCATGATCAGATCTTCCGTGATGAGTATGCTTTATATCGCCCCCTCCAG AGCACAGAGTTCTCAGAAACCCCTTCTCCAGACAGCGAGAGTGTGAATTCCTTGGAGGGACACTCCGAACCTTCATGGTTTAAAGACATCAAGTTTGACGACAGTGACACTGAGCAGCTAGCTGATGACAATGACTATGTCACACCGA ATTCGGCCAGCCCCAGCAAAAGAACATCTGTCAGCAGTTTCCACTCTGCAGTGGACAGTGACTCAGCCGCCTCCATCAACATAAACGTGGAGCAAGACAATGTCAATTTCCACATCAAGAAGCAGGCCAAGTACCCACATGTGCCTCCTTACCCAGCCGAACAAAAAAGTATGGAGCCCCATGACCCGTTCACCCCAGAAACCGACATCCATGCACCAA TGGAAGTCCTGCTCTCTGAAGATGGAGGTCAGCATATATCCATCAGTGATGCCTTCATTAAAG AGTCTCTGTTTAACCGGAGAGTTGAGGAGAAGGCTAAAGAGATGCTCTTCACACCTCTCGGCTGGCATCACAGCTCTCTGGACCAGCTGCGGGAAGAAAACGGAGAAAAGAAAGCGATGGAGCGTTTACT TTCTGCTAATCACAGCCACATGATGGCACTGCTGCAGCAGCTGCTGTACAGCGAATCACTGTCTCTCTCCTGGCGTGACATCATTGTGCCTGTGGTGAGGCAGGTTGTGCAGACGGTGCGACCGGATGTGCGCAACTGTGATGACGACATGGATATCCGTCAGTTTGTCCACATCAAGAAG ATTCCAGGAGGAAAGAAGTTTGATTCTGCTGTAGTGAACGGCTTTGTTTGCACAAAgaatattgcacacaaaaag ATGAACCCTTACATCAAAAACCCCAAGATCCTTCTCCTCAAATGCTCCATTGAGTATCTATACAGAGAAGAGACCAAGTTCACTTGCATCGACCCAATTGTGTTACAG GAGCGTGAGTTTCTGAAGAATTATGTTCAGAGGATTGCTGACGTCCGACCAAACCTGGTGCTGGTGGAGAAGACTGTGTCCCGTATCGCTCAGGACATGCTACTGGAACACGGCATTAGCCTCGTGATTAATGTCAAACCT CAAGTCCTGGACCGTGTGAGTCGAATGACTCAGGGAGATTTAGTCATTTCAATGGACCAGCTTCTTACAAAACCTCGTCTGGGTACCTGCCACAAGTTTTACCTGCATTCCTTCCAGCTGCCAAATA ATGAAATGAAGTCCCTTATGTTTTTTGATGGGTGTCCTCCTCAGCTGGGCTGCACTATCAAGCTCCGTGGTGCTTCAGAGTATGAGCTGGCACGGGTGAAAGAGATCATCATTTTTATGGTGTGTGTGGCGTACCACTCACAGCTGGAGATCTCTTTTCTCATGGATGAGTTTGCTATGCCTCCTAGCCTGACTGAGAGTTCCTCTTTCCCATGTCTCCTGGAAAGCACCACtttggaggaagaggaagataaTGATGGTTATACGCTGGGGGATGACTACCTCACGCTTCTTCCAGAAGGAGACTTTGAGCCAGGGCTTCAGGAGATTATCAAAGCCCACAGTAGACAGGCTTCCATCTCAGAATCTTCTCGTAAAGATGGAGAAAGCCCCAGAATAAATAAAACTGGTTCAGTTGCTTCCTTCTCTGGAGGAGAGGAAGAGATTATAAAGACCTCCACACCCCTTTCATCCTCCACTTCCAGCCTTCCCCAGCCGGTGTCACCACCTTTCCTTATTTCAGACCTAAAAGAGACGTCACAGGAAGTAAATAAAGCGCCAGGTGAGGAGGAGAAGAACAAAGAGCTGGAGGAGACTCTGGTCCATCGGGACAGCACCAGCTCTGAGACCTCCCTTCCACCAACCCGGCTTTTCAGGGATCCCTTACAGGATGACACTGGCCTGTTTGTGACCGAACATGTAGCTTCTACAGATGACCGCCTCAAATCCATCTCAGCTTTGTTTAAACAGGAGCTAAAAGATATTATCCTCTGCATTTCACCCTTTATTACCTTTCGGGAGCCATACCTGCTCACGGCTGCTGGACTGCGTTGTCGTAGCCGGGATTATTTCCCAGAACAAGTTTACCTCTCACCTCTCTTAAATAAGGACTTGAAAGAGCTGGACGGACGCCGCAAGAGGCAGCTGCTGAAAGAGTCTGGCCCGAGTTCTGGCAGCCTGAACAATGGTACTGTGTCGCACCAACGGACCATCCAGATTTTGCCCTGTCACAAACTCACAGGTGCCCGTATAATAGAGCTGCTAGGCAGCAGTCAGGAGCTGGCACGCATGCTGGCTGACTATCGTGCCCAGGGGGGGCGCATTCGGCAAAGAGAAGGAATGCAACTTCGTGAAACCCCACCCACAAAGGCGCCAATGAAGTCAGACAGTGAAGAAGATAAAGGGGCAGGACTGAATGAAATGACCTGGGCTAATAAG ttGGACTGTTTGAATCCAGTCAACCATCAGAGGCTGTGTGTGTTGTTCAGTAGCTCTTCAGCACAGTCTAATAATGCCCCAAACCCCTGTGTCAGTCCATG GATTGTAACAATGGAGTTTTATGGAAAGAATGACTTGACTCTTGGCGTATTTCTGGAGAGATACTGTTTTAG ACCCTCTTACCAGTGCCCCAGCATGTACTGTGAGACCCCCATGGTTCACCACATCCGGCGCTTTGTGCACGGTAACGGCTGTGTCCAGATTGTTCTGAAAGAGCTGGACTCGCCTGTACCCGGATATCAGCACACAATCCTCAACTACTCTTGGTGCCGTATCTGTAAACAG GTGACTCCTGTAGTCCCTTTGTCTAATGACTCCTGGTCCATGTCCTTCGCCAAGTATCTAGAGCTCCGATTCTATGGTCACCAGTACACCCGCCGGGCCAATGCAGAGCCTTGTGGCCACTCCATCCATAAAGATTATCACCAGTACTTCTCCTACAACCAGATGGTGGCTTCATTCAG CTACATCCCAGTGAGGCTACTCGAGATCTGTCTGcctcctccaaaaatcatcatcagGAGCCAGGGTCCCTCTAAAGCCAACTTGCAGCAGGACCTCAAAGACTTCTCCCAGAA GGTGGCGCAAGTATACCTGGCCATAGATGACCGTCTCACCTCTCTAAAAACCGACACCTTCAGCAAGACTAGAGAAGAAAAAATGGAAGACATGTTTGCACAGAAAGAT ATGGAGGAATCAGAGCTTCGCAGCTGGATAGAGAAGCTACAGGTGCGTCTGCAGACCAGCACGATGGACTCACCACAACAACTACAGGCTGTGCTGGAGTCAGTGGTGGTCAAAAAGCAGGGTTTGTGTGAGACCCTGCAGTGCTGGAACAACAG ACTTCAGGACTTGTTCCAGCAAGAAAAAGGCAGGAAACGCTTATCTGTTCCTCCCAGCCCTGGCAGACACAGACAAGCCACATCAGATGAGAGCAAG ACTAGTGCTTTGGAGTCCTCTCCTCGTAACCCATCCCCTGTGGTCCCAAATGGAGAGAAAG AGGACCGTCATCTCAACACGTTTCCGTCAAGTTCAGGGTCCTCATCATTACTACAGTTACCGTCTCCGGCTGAACAAGCTTCAGACGTCATCACGAGCGGACCATCTTTTCCTGATCAGGACTCCGTCAGCATCCCAGACG ACATGTTTGATGGACACTTACTTGGTTCCAATGACAGTCAAGTAAAGGAAAAGTCTACCATGAAAACCATCCTTGCCAACCTGTTACCCGGCAATAGCTACAATCCCATCCCTTTCCCTTT CGACCCAGACAAGCACTATCTGATGTATGAGCACGAGAGAGTTCCAATAgccgtgtgtgagagagagcccAGCTCCATCATTGCCTTTGCACTCAG CTGTAAAGAGTATAAAACTGCCCTTGATGAGCTTACAAAAACAACAGGAAAGATGGGAGGTGATGACATATCTCAGGCCTTTAG TTCTGGAGAGAGCAGAGCAAAGAGCAGCCCAGCCAAACCTAGTGACATCAGCACATCACAGCTGAGCCGCGGCAGCGTTGATGCTGACCCACTCA AGGAGCTTGAAAGTGGAGACAAACAGAAGAAGCAGACAGGAAACCCACACATCGAGCTTC AGTTCTCAGACGCAAATGCCAAGTTCTACTGCCGAATCTACTACGCGGAAGAGTTCCATAAAATGCGAGAAGCGATTATGGAGAGCTCAGCGGATGATTTTGTGCGATCGCTCTCCCACTGTGTCAATTGGCAAGCTCGTGGCGGGAAGTCTGGAGCTGTTTTCTATGCCACTGAAG ATGATCGGTTTATTCTAAAACAGATGCCGAGATTAGAGGTCCAGTCCTTTTTAGACTTTGCACCCCACTACTTCACTTACATCACAGGCGCAGTTCAGCAGAAA CGCCCCACAGCTCTTGCGAAGATTCTGGGAGTGTTCCGTATCGGCTACAAGAACTCCCAGAACAACACAGAAAAGAAACTGGACCTGTTGGTGATGGAAAACCTCTTCTATGGGCGAAAGATGGCACAG GTGTTTGACTTGAAGGGATCCCTGAGAAACAGGAATGTGAAAACAGAGCATGTAAAGGAGAGCTGTGAGGTGGTGCTCCTGGATGAGAACCTCCTGAAACTGGTGCATGACAATCCCCTTTATATTCGCTCACACTCCAAGGCCATTCTGCGTGCCGCCATCCTCAGTGACGCCCACTTCCTGTCCAGCCACCTCATCATTGATTATTCCCTGCTGGTGGGCCGTGACGATGCCACGGATGAACTAGTTGTGGGCATCATAG ATTATATCCGGACTTTCACATGGGATAAAAAGCTGGAGATGGTGGTCAAATCTACTGGGATTCTTGGAGGTCAAG GTAAAATGCCCACGGTGGTGTCACCAGAGCTGTATCGATCACGTTTCTGTGAGGCCATGGACAAATATTTCCTCATGGTCCCTGATCACTGGACAGGTCTTGGTCTCAACTGCTGA